The genome window acacacatcttaGAAGCACTATTATGTTCCAACACACATGCCTCTAGAGGCATGAAATTTGACTACCCTACTTTCCACCACAGAAAGTCGGCTCCAAACTTTAAACACAGAGGGAAAATATTCCAAGTGGAGCCTCGGTGCTTGCTGTGTCTTTAAGTGCCCTTTAGATGAACGACAGGGGGAGGgataggaaaaaaagaagagtgaGTGATTGAACAAAAgcaagaaagagaggagaggagaagccAGCTGGAACATGGAGCACAAGTAGAAAAGGGCCAGAAAGACTTTTTGTAAAGGAGGtttacaaaacagacacaaatacacattctaacacacacacacaaacacacacacaaacacagtgcagAAACACTCTGGCCAAAACAAGCATTCTCCAACACATAGGCAAatcaaaacagaaacattacaAGACACAGTAATTTtgtaacacacatacaaacacaaatacacagactGCACTGAGGCTGTAGAAAATTTTGACTGTGGAGTCCCAGGAGGACATGACTGGAGTCAGAGAGGAGGAATGTACTGAAACTAGGTCACAGTCTGAGAGAAGGGGGAAAAGTGCCTGTGTATAAATGTGTCTGCAAGGCAGGATTTCACTGTTAACTGTGTGTATACGAGGATAAGCGAGTgggaatgtgtatgtgtgtgttacacAGCACAATATGCTGCTAGCACTTTTCAAAAGTATAACAGCATCTTATATATGGTTGGAAATATGTTTTCGGTGATAAAGAGATTTAAGAGTCCTTTCCGTTCTCTTTTATGGAAGCAAATCCCCTGTTCACCCGAGGAGTGAAAAGAGGTCAGGCAGTTCCGTATATTCATCCTCCTTGTCCTTTTCTGTGGTGCTTATTGATGCTTGCTTACTTCAAAACACCAGTCATCAACATTAGATTAACTCTGGTCTATAAATACTGATGGGTTGggtctttcacacacacacacacacacacacacacacacacacacacacacacacacacaaagacacaaagacaaagacacacacacaaatactgcACAGAAGCGTGGACTCTGAGTGCCCCCAACTGGAAACTGAGGGAAATACAAACTGGTGAATGTGGAGTGTTTTTATCTCTCCTTCAGTCACAAACACAGTTAGACAGATATGATCAAGCAATAGTGACCTGCGTTGATGTCAAGAAGCTGGTTCCTCTTgagtttctcctctttctccttttctgcCTTTTCCCTGGCCAGTTTGGCCCTCTTAATCTTCTCTTCAGCCTCCTTCCTTTTCTGATTCTCCTTCACTGCTTGCTGGTGGGTAAAAAAGAGCAAAGGATATCAGACAGTGAATGTACACTGAAATGtagaattgttttttaaatgtttggtgTGGACTTAATGTGAAAAGTATGAAAGTGATTAAAGAAAATTCAAGAAGACAGATGGCCCCGATGGATATCTGTGTATGTAAACATAACTTTGACATCAGTGGATGGCAGTTATCCACTGCAACTGGTAAAACAAGTTACCTCCAGTAGGATCCCTCCCAAACGGCACATTTACAGTTGATGTATAAACTGCCAATATAATGGAGTCACTCTTATTCATTATTATGTCAATACGAACAGgtgtacaaacttttttctcctactGGTTTGACATTTGTCTTTCATCTTTCCCTCATTTATCTACTCCATCTGTGTGtatgtctttgtactgtatgtgtacgAGTTTGATTTGCATGTGGTGGGTAGAGACTGAAAACCACACCTACAGATCACACTTGGGTTAGTTCATTGACATGCACAATAACAcacctggaacatgtttctAAAGGTGTTGAGGTCCCCAAAGAAGTCCTCTATGGAGATTTTTGCTGGGTCAAAGACAAAGTACTCCCCCATGTCAGAATATTGCTTCTCCATATTCTTATGCAGCAGATTCAGCTTCTCATGCTGCTCTTTGGCAGTACCCACAAAACTGTGGAAACGTGGTGTTAAGGAACTTAGGACACATAgtatttctctgtatttttacacaagacataaaaacaacaaattataagAACACAATTTGTGGCATATATACAGACAAGTTTAAGCAAGTGCTgaataattatgttaaaaatataACTGAATAAAGAGGATATGGACATCTTCTCTGCAAACAGGtccttgtcattttgtggaggAGGGAAGGTTTCCAGATCTTTTTCCATCTTCTTAATTTGACGGCCCATCAGCTCGAGGTTCTTCTGAAGTGTCTCTGCAGAAACTGCGAGGGGAAAAATGTATGGTGCATAGCTGATAAttgagtgttgttttttcatatgaCTATAACAATGAGAGTACGCTGTATCAATAAAATGAATACAGTGTGTAACCAGGGGTTGTTGGATGATAGTATATAGTGATGGAGATGTTTAGAGATCAGTTAGATATGGCATTTACCTCTGCTGGCCTTTTCCACATGGATGAGCTCGTCTACAAAGCCCATGACCTCAGGATACTGCTCCTGACAGGTATCAGCGACGAAATGGAGCAACGTCTGCTTCAAATCAGCTGATTTGGTGTCCCGCAGCTGATTGGGAGAAggattgatttaaaaatgacactgaATAAGTAACTCAAAAGTATTTAATGTCGACATTCACTCGTTGTGTGAACGGCTGTGCAAGCAAGATTAAGAGTTTCCAAAATGTTAGCATTTATGTACTCACATCCTGTTGTCTATTCTacaatataagacataaaatacagtaaaattaatacAGGATAGACATCACTGCGATCTGTACATGTTTATATCTGGGTTCTAAATGCTACATTCACAAAGCTAATATTGAAAAGGCATAGGGGGAAACCCAGATTCTGCTTTTGTTTCTGCTGAGTATCAGCATGCAATACTTTGGTGAAAATAAGGGAAAGCCAAAGACTTgtacagtacattttttttaagctgtGGTGTTCCAAATCTCATACCTTTCTTTTATACTTTTAGTACCTACTGCACCTGCCCTTACAAAACACGTACTGTTACATGCAGTATGTATACAATTCGGACATAATTCTCATCATAACATTGCGCcgtgaactttgaccctctcgCGATGTGACTAAAGGCTTTTCCAGTGCACCCATTCagtttttaatgtgtgtataAATTATGTCTACACCTTATTTTACCTTGCACAGGTATGATATGGAGAAGCCATAAGCCTTTCCATTTCGGGAGCCAGAATTCATGTAGTTCCCCACGAGGAGGATGATCTCTAGCAGCTTGGCGAAGTTCTTGCTCTTAGTGAGCTCCTCACAGGCTGCTGTCACAGACACCACATCTGGCTTGATGTTGTTCAGCTGCTCCTCAAACTGCAGCTTGAACAGAATGGCCTCAAGTCGTGGCATCAGCCGCTTCACGCCGGACatctggagagagaaaagagggaatTAATTCTGGTATGCAGGTGCTGGTCATataatttgaatatcatgaaaaatttGATTTATCtcagtaattccattcaaaaagtgaaacttgtataatgtatacattCATTCCACACAGACTGGTACCAGTACAAAAATTAAGTGTTTCACTACAACAAACAAGACTATTAGGACTGACACTACTGTAACCACTGTAAAATAATGACTAGTACCTGGTTTAAGGACCATGGTATTCCTGTTCTTAATTGGCCAGCAAACTCACCTGACCTTAACCCCATAGAAAATCTATGGGGTATTGTGAAGAGGAAGATGTGATACACCAGACCCAACAATGCAGAAGAGCTGAAGGCCACTACCAGAGCAACCTGAGCAGTGCCACAGACTGATCAACTCCATGCCACGCCGCATTGCTGCAGTAATTTAGCCAAAAGGAGCCCCAACTAGGTATTGAGTGCTGTACATGCTCATACTTTTCATGTTCATACTTTTCAGTTGgccagcatttttaaaaatcctttttttgtatTGGTCTTaagtaatattcaaattttcttaGACACTGAATTTGGAATTTTCATTAGTTGTCAattataatcatcaaaattaaaataaataaataaacacttgaaatatatcagtctgtgtggaatgaatgtatacattatacaagtttcactttttgaatggaattactgaaataaatcaactttttcatgatattgtaATTATATGACCAGCACCTGTATTTGCTGCCACatagattttgtgtgtgtgtgtgtgtgtgtgtgtgtgtgtgtgtgtgtgtgtgtgtgtgtgtgagagagagagagagggaaggggaTTTCATTCATTACACACATCTTCCACAGTTGAACAAAGGAGTCTGTGTTTAACAGCATGACGACTTTCTGTGTCTAATATATCGACAGCGGCATGACTCTATCTCAGCACTATGCCTGATTTGCCATTACACTGATTTCCCTGCTATGTGTGTGGTTAGTCATGACCAAGTCAGCTGGCAAATCAAACTTCACCAACTTTATAAACACAAAattgtctgttttgtgtgtttttaaaatgtatttctgtgcaTGTTTATGATCACTCACCACTACTCCAAACTGCTCGGACTCAGCCAAGTCATCATATTCATCCTTCATCTCTCCCAACTCCTTCAGCTGCTCTGCTGTTGGCAGGAGTTTGATCAAGCTCTAAGTGACAATAAGAGCAAAATATAGACGACTATCAGGATCTGGGGAGACACTTATGTTTGTGCCACTTACATGTGTCCAAAATGACTTGTTGAGAGAGACATGagtacacacaaaacacaaagacagattCATTCTTCTGTGGGTTATTTCACTGTGAGGGATGAGTGTGCAGGTTCAGCTAATGAACAGTAGCCTTGAATATTCACTGactacgtttacatgcacactaaCATTCCAATGTTATTCAGAACCCAACATATCTAGTGTATTTAGACGTAGTGAATATATGAAGAATATATTATTTGCACCTATTACTACCTATTACTTACTATGTGATGCCCATCttaacagctaaaaacagctaATTACACATTCAAGTGATCAACTCTGAACTAAAAAGCATGATAAATACAAGGAAACACAGACACTATACTCTTAGAACATAGTTGGATgcacataaatgtatatacagaAGCTGGGGCAGATATGAGCTCTGTACCTGAACCATGGACTCTGTGATGACCTTCTCATTAACCTCCAGGATAGCGATTTTGATCTCCTCATAAGGGAGACGGAATGATCCCAGAAAAATGGCTGTAtgagcaaacaaaataaacagcacaagtatttattttaacacgCTTTAGTGTTAAAGGTGTTCACTGAACGCATTTAAAGAGCAGTGTCATTGGTGCTGGGCTGTCAAACAGACTGCAAAGGACTTACAAAGGTTCTGTGCACACTTGGAGTCCAGAAGCTTAAGCTccttcaccttcttcttctgctgctgcttcttttcATCTCCGCCGTCTTGCTCCTTTTTGGCTGGAGAGGTGGATAGAGAAATTGGGAGGGTGGTGGTTATACACAGTGAAATGAGATTGTATTAGAAACAGCATTTATTGGTAACTTTATTAATGTGAGACGACCAGTACAGCTGGGTATGAAAACAACTTATGTTGTTAAGAAGGGCAGTGGTAAATTCAGTGAGCTCTGTAATAGAGAGAAGTGGAACAGAGGGAAGGATAGCGGGCTTATGTGATGGCTATATAGACTGACGGACTTGGCACGGCCTTCACTTTTAACATTCCCTTCCAACTGTATGGTGTCATGGAGGTGTTAGGGTTATTGTATCAGTGGCCTTGGGTATGATGGAACTGCTATGAAATGGCTGTAACTCTGGGGGAAAGACATCCCTGGTGTATGTGGGCCTAGAAATGTGGTTAGACGTTTGTCAGCTGTAAGGCATTTTAACTTTGCAATCAGcttacacacatgcatacagtacgctatcacacacacacacacacacacacacacacacacacacacacacacacaagacagaaACACTTCACATTAAGTTGTTCTGACAAGGTCAGGTTTTAAACTGTACGGATGTGTCAGTGAGTCGGGGTGAACGTGCACTGATGAGAATTAGGAGTGAAAGATGAACAAGCACATGGGTTTGGCCACATGATAGCCCACTGTACACAGGCACATCTGATCTAAGGTCAGCACAGTACTGAATGCCACAGCTGTTTATACCAATATTATCAAAGCACTTATGCCATTTTCCACTCCAAGGTACGGCTCAACTGGCCTCTACTAGACTTGCTCTTTTTAGGTGGGGAGCTGCCTAAACCATTTTCATCCCTTAGTACTTTCTGTATCACTATAAGTTTGATAAACACTTGAGATCTAATCCACCCACTGTTTTTCCAGTCTTGTCTTATTGTCTATGTGGCCTTGTCTATGTCTTATCTCTGTAAATACCAGACAGGAAACAAGAATCATTGTCTGGAACATATCCAGCTGTACAGTACAGGTACAGCATGTACAGTCCGAGTATGTTGTCTctctttgtcattttctgtctgaatcacacagacaaacagtccAAATAAAAACTAGCTCCTGTGCACTGAGCAGCCCACCTGTTTCCACTGCCTGGAGATGACCTCATGCAATGACATCATAAGCAAAAATTAAGTGTTTCACTACAACAGACAAGACTATTAGGACTGACACTACTGTAACCACTgtaaaataatgacttgatGTTGTAGAGATACACCTACTTATAACggctttattataaatattaccAGTAGTTATTATCCATTGTGATTCAAGTTTACCTAACCCCACGCTCTCTGTACTGCATATGCAACCTTATTTATTCCCTTTCACACAGTCATTCTACCACATTTTTCACACAATTTGTCCAAATTTAACTGCAGTTTGTTAGAGAAGTGAAAAACAGTGTAATTTGAACAGCAACACTGTAAGTGTTCCCCACACAGACAGAGATATCCACTACAGCATACCAGCTCAttcatccatctgtccatccttCCATATGTCCAGTCAAATGGTGCTTTGTCTCTATGTGAGTGGCCAATCAGTGGGACAGTCTGTTAACGAGTCCAGGCCTCTTAATGAGCTCCTCATCTCTCCAtctagtcagtcagtcagtggacTGTGGCCTGAATAAGTCCCATTGTTCCACTCAGCGTCAGCTTCAGCTTTATTAAACTCCTCTCTCAGAATCTACCATCACTTCACTTCATCGACTCAAACCTGAGAGCAATCTGATTTTTTTGAACACCGTTCTTCTACTGTTTGCATAAAATGTGCCTTATATCAGTACAATCAGCTGTGTGTATCACCACCATGAATCAATAATACTATTGTGTGTCCAACACTCCAGCCATAGGGCCTGCTGAGAGCAGGAAACCGCAGCTGGAAGTCaaccattacacacacacgcagggtAGGGAAATCCATCAGGACATCTGAGAGGAAACAACATAAATatcttcacacaaacacataaacacagcgAGTCACAGCTGAAAGAAGGGGAAACTCAGAGGAAGTGACAAGCATCTACAAACAAACATCCGAGGCCAGAGACAAAGACAGGAAGACTGATAATGACAAAAATTAATACAGAAAATTTGAGTAACAAGATcataatgagagaaaaaaagagattaaactATGAGTAAAAGCTTAAACTGTGCGTACACATATAACTGTACATATGCACAGTTATTCAAAGACACATACTACAGAGCAGATGAACATCTAATCGCAATGGTATATAATCTTAAAGACTGATAATCCACTTAGTCTGGGACAAGACTAGTGACCTAgtgacagtatcatgtcactagGTCAGTGTGTGCCtgcgtgtgtgtattttagagGGATGGAGAGCCGGTGAGGgagcgtgtatgtgtgtgtgtgtgtgtgtgtgtgtgtgtgtgtgcatccgtGCTATAATAGCTACACTGCCAGCTGCGCTCCAGCCAATAGAATCAGCCATAGCTATGTTGACATCATGGCTGATTCATAAAATGGGGTCTGGTGTGCAGATTGTAAAATGGCTGCTATGTGGTTTCCACATGCAGAGCCGGCTCATTTCATTTATGAGCCGATGGCACCTCTAGTGGCGGCTATGGCGCACTGCACCATGTTACACTTAGTCATTgtgggggaggagaggagatgacaGAGGCAGAACACATGTGTggcgagacacacacacacaaacatacacaagcACATAAGGACACACTAGTGGAGTGTCGACATCTTAACATCCACATGTTTTATCGTGCCAGCTGCCTTTTTGTTATACTGTGACACAAAGAAGGCTCCTTTTGTGGAAACAAATCACTACCACTCCtgctactacacacacacacacacacacacacacacacacacacacacacacacacacactttcctggAACACacccccgccccccccccccctcgtcTCCCCGACAGCTGCTTGGCACTGAGGGATGATGTTGGGGGGGTTaggcctgtgtatgtgtgtgcctgtgcaCGCAGACATGCCTGCGTGCGCCatgaaagaaaaactaaattctTCCAATTTCTGACTTCTGTTTTTAATTAAgtggaaagacagaaaaagccGAGAgatggagggggagaggaggcgAAGGAGGGCTGCACAGAATCATGAGGAGCCAAGTCATGCAGAGGTCTCTGTCAAtatataactgtgtgtgtgtgtccgtctcTGTCTGCACAAAGAGGAGTCTGTTTATCAGTCAGCAGACCTGAGTGTGTCCTtcaaccccccctccctcctatTCCCTTCCTCTCTCGTTCCCTCACTCCTTAAAAGGAGAAAATGTGTGGTGGGGAAGGTGATGTGTAGCCAGGCTTGgacaaagaaaggaaaaagatGGAAAAGACAGATGGAAAGAAAGATTAAAGAACAAGATATTTAggaacacaaacagagagacaaacaaaagaggggaaaaattgTATAGTACACTTTCATCCCTGATCACTTTGAACTACAGGCTCAACTCAAAGAATAGTTTGTCCTCTCCTAGAAAGCTCTTTTCAATCTCTTCTCCTTTTCATGTAGTCTATTCATCCTCTCATCACCACTCCCTGCCTGTGGAgtgctgcagtttatttttaacCCACTaaaagctttcagatgatgtgctCTATTGTATATCTATAGCACCAAATGTGTTTTCCATGGGCCCTCTGGTGGCAAGCTAGGAGAAAAGCACAACATTAACTTTATATAACTCCAAACTAACTTTTTTCCATTCAGCATTCCAGGGCTGGAGATCGTCTAAACTGGAAGAAGGGAGAGGGTTTATAGTTTCAACATCAATATCTCGGGGGGTAAGCAGTTCTTTGGAAAATTTTGCTGAGGTTGCCCAATTGAAAgaaccacacagagacacaaacaaatctTTTGCCAAGTGTCTACGTCAACATAAACCAAACACATTTCATGGAAACTTAATAAGTACATcttctgtttttgcttttcGAAAGTTTGCTTTAAGAATGTTAAGTACTAAAAGTGAGATGTGAAATGAGacaaagaaagaatgaaagggAGGGGGGCATAAAGTTCTTTGTTTAAACTAAACAGAAGGCCAAAACTATGGCAGACAGAAGGACAGCTGTAGCCTCCGtccctttaaactttaaatgtccAACATTCTGTCACTCTctatataagtgtgtgtgtgtgtgtgtctcagtgtgcgtgtgtgttacaATGTAAGCAAGTTTGACAGAAGAAGAATAAGGGGGTTTCCACGGTAACCTCGGGTCTGAAAGAGCCCCTTCATCCTGTTTTTCACTGTGAaaggaaatgaggagaaaaaaaatcccgactgtgtgtgtgtgagagagcatgagtgtgtgcgtgtgattgTGTGAAAAGGACCAGATGGCAGGGTGGggcagggaggaggggggacagGGGCAGGATGTGGGAGGGCCAGGATGCAGGGGGAGGGCTTGTGGGCGGGGCTAAGACTGTGCTCCCTTGCGCTCCCCTGGTGCATGAACAGTGTAACTGCACCTTAGATTTTCTGAATTGAACCAAGTTACATATAAACACACTACATTTGATTTagaaacatataaaaaatagcCATTATTTAAGCCAAAAATATCTGGAGAATCTAGAGACAGAATTTATTATTGCTTTCAGCTCATTAGACTTATCTGTTGGCTCTCAGGAACACACTTTCAACAAAGACTGAAGGCACCACACTTCTGAAACTCCTGTTTTCAAAAGGAAGTTTccaataaagtattttaaatcTCATGCCAAGAAGAATAATTTCAttagaatgtataaaacataatttgattatttattggttttacaCAGTAAAATTGCGCATATAATAACAACATATTCCATTTGATTATATTCTaaattataattctattatcaTCAAATGGCTCtggctttttaaatattaaatattggcAACATAGCATCTTGTATCAGTAATTTAAGGTCCATTCAGTAATGTTTGAACATATAAATTATAGGTATATATGACAATTTTGACTATTAAATTGTTGGTCAGTGAAATAAACGGCTTGTCAGTTGTGACAGCAGGTTGCGAACTTCTTCTgaattttgatttgtttgtttacatttggaTGACAGACAACTTTAAAATACTTGGAGCAAAATctaataccaaataccaaagaCATTTAGTATATATTAAGTACCTGAAAAGGGTAATTTTCTTTAAGCCCCACAATTTGAGATATTAATCctgcaaattattaaaaagtgtTATTGTAGTGTTCTGTAATATATATTagtacatattttttatttatctcaatATAGTGACTACAGGAGGAACAAAGTGAGTCCCTCAGTTAATGTTCATGTGTGGAGTCACAGTGCCCTCCACTGGAGAAAATGGTGTACTGCTGCTAGATGGCGCAAGGCTGGCAAACCCCTACACATGGGTACAGTGTTTATTACCTTCACACTCCACCTCACTCTCCATCCAagttgtgtgtgagtgagtgtgtggaTAAAAGAAAGAGCGGAGACAAAAGCTAAAAGAAAGATTATAATGATTGTGTAATGTGCATGTGATGGTTTAAAGGGTAGGGGAGACAGAGGTGAGGAGAGTGGGCATACATGGGAGAGGGGACAGAGGTTTGGAAACAGTGggtctgtatgtgtatgtgtcggTGTTGTTCTCTCAGGGCCATTCTGACCTCTCTATGCTCTTCTGGCCATGAAGGTCTTCAGCGATGACGCACACACGGCACGTAACGGCATCACTGatgagacacacatacacactcacacagagtaTGCTGCCTGCATTGCTGATAAGGTGCACTACAGTCAACACACCGACACAGCACTACCTTGAACTCGTATTCGCACTTGCTGAAACCACACAAACAGCCCATAAATCCCCATAGCAAATAACagaggacacagacacacagacacacagacacacacacacacacacacacacacacacacacacacacacacacagaggtgagCTGCTGGTGTGCTTATTAAATCAGTCCTATATCAGCCAGTCTCCTTGGGACAGCAGAAAAGATTTACTACAGCAATTACACTGGCTAATTacaaggaggagagaaagagggagcgAGGGAGCGAGGGCGAGCTACAGAGTGTAAAGTAGAGAAGGAAATCAAATCAAAGGGAGTAAGAGCAAATAAAGGTGTGAAAACTGAGACGATGAGGGAGCAAATAAAagggagagagatagagagaagtTAGTTTAAAGGACAAAGACGATGAGGATGCGACCTTGGAGCCATCCATAATACCTGAGCCTTGAATTGGGTACATGGAGacgacacaaaaacacaaaagttcAATGTTCACACTCATaaaatcagctgtgtgtgtgtttgtatatgctTGGCTGACTAACTGAGTGACTCACTGAGTATGTAAGTAGTTTTTCTGTGGTACTC of Centropristis striata isolate RG_2023a ecotype Rhode Island chromosome 12, C.striata_1.0, whole genome shotgun sequence contains these proteins:
- the LOC131981583 gene encoding protein diaphanous homolog 1, translated to MVQSLIKLLPTAEQLKELGEMKDEYDDLAESEQFGVVMSGVKRLMPRLEAILFKLQFEEQLNNIKPDVVSVTAACEELTKSKNFAKLLEIILLVGNYMNSGSRNGKAYGFSISYLCKLRDTKSADLKQTLLHFVADTCQEQYPEVMGFVDELIHVEKASRVSAETLQKNLELMGRQIKKMEKDLETFPPPQNDKDLFAEKMSSFVGTAKEQHEKLNLLHKNMEKQYSDMGEYFVFDPAKISIEDFFGDLNTFRNMFQQAVKENQKRKEAEEKIKRAKLAREKAEKEKEEKLKRNQLLDINAEGDETGIMDGLLEALQSGAAFRRKRGPRQAANHRRAGHAVTNILAKELMQEDAPSSSKLPAKKKKSEEKEEPKTEGAESLEELLDAAPSRSH